One part of the Plasmodium brasilianum strain Bolivian I chromosome Unknown PB_00_02, whole genome shotgun sequence genome encodes these proteins:
- a CDS encoding PIR protein: MSTSNEDKWDKILVGSPSYNLYNKFDNNVEGDKYKDSCSAFEEKGDSSKNEGYELCRKIARNSDHLPEYSDTDKFTIHCSHYRYWAYQNIKKFLENNLGNDNGASYISKFMKARDSINQAYNSFYCQYDLRNDNATDVLKDRLEEKYLYDYFRNYDSIKSYKTCNILEFIKYKEYLEHIDKLYKKYKNEKYCCEDSWYSCPNYFNCYEGFDPTKLLSVLNSKGKKNCDNLKSLEDSLASGMAKGSSSQTDIKDSIFIFYCTDFKEELSVNGRTGERRNDDKSVCHFFPISSESRSKPSLTGVQTSTNLHFSGTVLQEQPLDSNKSRQETTKISEIPGRKDQAPPENSLEREKVKQTQEQETCPGYQLEKDAPKFCKEANVREIGTLGGRWNEYSPHKRVRFTRSIEGFYSHSLVNKTDIIRNTFFRVGIAFALAVGIIFIIFLYYKFTPFGRHLRKKPSRNKRIDDDVDISYLRQFKIRAPKTVNRNRGSTRLQFAYYSR; the protein is encoded by the exons ATGTCGACTTCAAATGAGGATAAATGG gATAAAATTTTAGTGGGATCAccttcatataatttatataataaattcgACAATAACGTTGAGGGAGACAAATATAAGGATTCTTGTAGTGCTTTCGAAGAAAAAGGGGATAGCAGTAAAAATGAAGGTTATGAATTGTGTAGAAAAATTGCAAGAAATTCAGATCATTTACCTGAATATAGTGATACAGATAAATTTACTATTCACTGTTCGCACTATAGATATTGGGCATACCAAAATATTAAGAAGTTCCTAGAGAATAATTTGGGAAACGATAATGGAGCTTCCTATATTAGTAAATTTATGAAAGCTCGAGACAGTATTAATCAAGcctataattcattttactGTCAGTATGATCTTAGAAATGATAATGCAACAGATGTGTTAAAAGATAGgttagaagaaaaatatttgtatgatTATTTTCGTAATTATGATAGTATTAAATCTTATAAaacatgtaatatattagaattcattaaatataaagaataccTTGAACATATCGATAaactatataaaaagtataaaaatgaaaaatactGTTGCGAAGATTCATGGTATTCTTGtccaaattattttaattgttatGAGGGATTTGATCCAACTAAACTTTTATCTGTATTAAATTctaaaggaaagaaaaattgtgataatttaaaaagtttagAAGATTCTTTAGCATCCGGTATGGCCAAGGGTTCTAGTTCCCAAACAGATATAAAAgattcaatttttattttttattgcacAGATTTTAAAGAAGAACTTTCAGTTAACGGACGTACCGGTGAAAGAAGAAATGATGATAAAAGTGTATGtcatttttttccaatttcTTCTGAATCTCGTAGTAAGCCATCCTTAACAGGAGTTCAAACTTCTactaatttacatttttctggAACGGTTCTTCAAGAACAACCTTTAGATAGTAACAAATCAAGACAAGAAACTACAAAAATAAGTGAAATTCCTGGAAGAAAAGATCAAGCACCGCCTGAAAATTCAttagaaagagaaaaagttAAACAAACGCAAGAACAGGAGACTTGTCCTGGGTACCAATTAGAAAAAGATGCACCAAAATTCTGTAAAGAGGCAAATGTACGAGAAATAGGAACTCTCGGAGGAAGATGGAATGAATATTCTCCCCATAAAAGAGTTAGATTCACACGAAGCATTGAAGGTTTTTATTCTCATTCTTTAGTAAATAAAACTGATATTATTAGGAACACTTTTTTCCGAGTTGGTATTGCATTTGCTTTGGCTGttggaataatttttattattttcctttattataAA ttCACACCTTTTGGACGacatttaagaaaaaagcCATCCAGGAATAAACGAATTGATGATGATGTTGATATATCATACTTGCGGCAGTTTAAAATACGTGCACCAAAAACGGTAAATAGAAATAGAGGTAGTACAAGATTACAATTTGCTTATTATTCTAGGTGA